A part of Sediminispirochaeta bajacaliforniensis DSM 16054 genomic DNA contains:
- a CDS encoding molybdate ABC transporter permease subunit, with protein MYTLRSFLDAVMVPGVMLPVSLSLRVLLCIVPALAVIGIPLGYYLGRKKGGGAAILDFLVSLPLVFPPIATGFILLVIFGRNGPFGALLKSVSGISLVFSFWGVAFAGFISGLPLMVKTVQAAVRNEIEGYIEAAYMLGKSKHTTFFRVVLPLLRRGIVTGLFLGIARSLGDVGITLMLGGNIIGRTNTIALEVYNSVFVGDFNRAFVLAGMLGIISLIVTKITRMRSWE; from the coding sequence ATGTATACCCTTCGTTCCTTTTTAGACGCGGTTATGGTCCCGGGGGTGATGTTGCCTGTCTCCTTAAGCCTTCGGGTTCTGCTTTGCATTGTTCCCGCTTTGGCGGTTATCGGCATCCCCCTCGGCTATTATCTCGGGCGAAAAAAGGGCGGAGGGGCCGCCATCCTCGATTTTTTGGTTTCCCTTCCCCTTGTATTTCCTCCCATAGCAACCGGCTTTATCCTGCTGGTGATCTTCGGTAGAAATGGTCCTTTTGGCGCTCTTCTAAAAAGTGTTTCCGGAATCAGCCTTGTCTTCAGTTTTTGGGGCGTTGCCTTCGCCGGATTTATTTCCGGGCTCCCTCTTATGGTCAAGACGGTTCAGGCTGCGGTTCGGAATGAGATCGAAGGATACATTGAAGCCGCCTATATGCTTGGAAAGTCAAAACACACCACCTTTTTTCGTGTTGTGCTTCCCCTTCTTCGTCGCGGAATCGTAACAGGGCTCTTCCTCGGTATTGCCCGGAGCCTTGGGGATGTCGGTATCACCCTGATGCTTGGGGGGAATATCATCGGGCGCACAAATACCATCGCCCTCGAGGTGTATAATTCGGTTTTTGTTGGGGATTTTAACCGGGCCTTTGTTCTTGCGGGAATGCTTGGTATTATTTCATTGATCGTTACAAAAATAACCAGGATGCGCTCGTGGGAGTAG
- a CDS encoding Rossmann-like domain-containing protein has product MGTITDRNIETFYHKLQERFSSLVESEGIARDPVRITARGLSPDEAIGRTRRKDFPILTGKEILLQAQYRDAYGQAFTDSPSAFEGTLEDVLDLDLTGDSHARGLFIASLNAVMRSLGRAEGTVHCKDDGPERCGDEFAQRIKAFHADDRVALIGFQPALLEHLAPVCRLRVLDLNSANIGSVRHGVTIEDGIGDFERVVEWADFILCTGSTLANGSIVRFLDLAKPVVFFGTTIAGTAELFGLKRWCFCSM; this is encoded by the coding sequence GTGGGAACAATAACAGATAGGAATATTGAAACCTTTTATCACAAATTGCAGGAACGTTTCAGCTCTCTGGTTGAATCCGAGGGGATCGCCAGGGATCCTGTACGGATCACGGCCCGGGGCTTGAGTCCGGATGAAGCGATCGGCAGAACCCGCAGGAAGGATTTCCCGATTCTTACGGGAAAAGAGATCCTTCTCCAGGCCCAATACCGGGACGCATACGGGCAGGCATTTACCGATTCCCCTTCAGCCTTTGAAGGAACTCTTGAGGATGTTCTGGATCTTGATCTTACCGGGGATTCCCATGCCCGGGGGCTTTTTATCGCCTCTCTCAATGCGGTGATGCGCAGCCTTGGTCGGGCAGAGGGAACGGTCCACTGCAAAGACGACGGCCCCGAGCGCTGTGGTGATGAATTTGCTCAGAGGATCAAAGCCTTTCACGCCGATGATCGGGTGGCCCTTATAGGCTTTCAGCCAGCTCTTCTCGAACACCTTGCACCCGTATGCCGACTGCGGGTCCTTGATCTTAATTCCGCCAATATCGGAAGCGTCCGTCACGGGGTAACGATCGAAGATGGTATCGGCGACTTTGAAAGGGTGGTTGAATGGGCTGATTTCATCCTGTGCACCGGAAGTACCCTTGCAAACGGTTCGATCGTACGATTTTTGGATCTTGCGAAACCTGTCGTCTTCTTTGGTACCACTATAGCAGGGACCGCCGAACTTTTCGGTCTGAAGCGCTGGTGTTTCTGCTCCATGTAG
- a CDS encoding ABC transporter substrate-binding protein, protein MTGKRFSCALVLSAASLVMLLCFACSGKTDDASTAVQMERRTIIDLADRTVSLPTEMNTVVCLHPIPDYMVWALDPDKMASRSRVFTMNLKGGRMPFPDAEIKRLMEKPEVPVFFDAVDPEQLLSLRPDVIVSMTKDPKLEDLQKQVNIPVVAISKDTLQDYEASFRFMGDLLGNTERGNTLADYWHNIIAKITEEVALVPNEQRLRVYYASHDGPLSTVGRATVMSSIITLAGGIDYATTDDGSSMKATDEHVAISLEQVLLWNPQVIITKTADTREAILSSPQWAQVSAVKSKRVYASPAYAALDGIMSLMSLGWVAETLYPDTVGFDVVNECKNFYSLFYRNDSLTSEEILQEQ, encoded by the coding sequence GTGACTGGAAAAAGATTTTCATGCGCTCTTGTTCTGTCGGCAGCATCTCTTGTGATGCTGCTGTGTTTCGCTTGTTCCGGAAAAACAGACGATGCCTCTACGGCTGTGCAAATGGAACGTCGGACGATAATCGACCTTGCTGATCGTACGGTTTCCCTCCCAACGGAAATGAACACGGTTGTATGTTTACATCCCATTCCCGACTATATGGTGTGGGCGCTCGATCCCGACAAAATGGCTTCCCGCTCTCGGGTTTTTACCATGAACCTTAAGGGAGGAAGAATGCCGTTCCCCGATGCTGAAATCAAAAGGCTGATGGAGAAACCGGAGGTGCCGGTCTTTTTTGATGCCGTTGATCCCGAGCAATTATTGTCTCTCCGGCCCGATGTTATCGTTTCCATGACCAAGGATCCCAAGTTGGAGGATCTCCAGAAACAGGTGAATATTCCCGTCGTCGCCATATCGAAGGATACGCTACAGGATTACGAGGCTTCTTTCAGGTTCATGGGTGATCTTTTGGGAAATACAGAGCGCGGAAATACGCTTGCGGATTACTGGCACAACATCATTGCAAAGATTACCGAAGAGGTAGCCCTTGTTCCGAACGAACAACGTTTGAGGGTCTACTATGCCAGCCACGACGGGCCTCTTTCGACAGTAGGCAGGGCAACGGTCATGTCCTCCATTATCACCCTTGCCGGTGGCATCGACTATGCAACGACGGATGATGGCAGCAGCATGAAAGCAACCGATGAGCACGTTGCCATTTCCCTCGAACAGGTACTGCTTTGGAACCCGCAGGTAATTATTACCAAGACAGCGGATACACGTGAGGCTATTCTTTCCAGTCCGCAATGGGCCCAGGTCTCCGCGGTAAAAAGCAAACGGGTCTATGCCTCTCCTGCATATGCGGCACTTGACGGGATCATGTCCTTGATGAGCCTGGGATGGGTGGCCGAGACCCTCTATCCTGATACCGTTGGTTTTGATGTGGTGAACGAGTGTAAAAACTTTTATTCCCTTTTCTATCGAAACGACTCGCTGACCAGCGAGGAAATCCTTCAGGAGCAGTAG
- a CDS encoding radical SAM protein, which yields MEDRRFSGVLEKAAEQAIDRDEALLLFCESEEFSAAQELFKTASLVRNKLLGTTFRWTGGIASVLTCNLQPLCLYCPYWTQPKEPLSMEEILRAARYLKEHGVRDYHLSAGTTLGSDGREMVEIVETIRREADADSTITVNCGAALSMESIIELKNLGVTRIGASFETINRKLFDEVKPGDSFEEKEKLCRMVCEAGLELGSGLLAGVGCTDCKDDCAIVNGGKVTKSRYEDYVDFMFFIRQYPNLKSVYVSRFFPFTGIPMTEHPRCSAMEGARIIAVMRLVLRDIRIGPAAGWSYDDIPLWVAAGGGNEIGGIHITREPPYKGSWYMHQALDYRDHLEYRNTVSIATRFLKEMGIEVRY from the coding sequence ATGGAAGACAGACGTTTTTCCGGTGTGTTGGAAAAGGCCGCGGAACAGGCTATCGATAGAGACGAAGCTCTTCTTTTGTTCTGTGAAAGCGAAGAATTTTCTGCCGCCCAGGAACTCTTTAAGACAGCCAGCCTGGTACGAAATAAGCTCCTTGGTACAACCTTTCGGTGGACGGGAGGTATTGCCAGTGTGCTTACCTGTAATCTTCAGCCGCTGTGCCTGTACTGTCCTTACTGGACGCAACCGAAAGAGCCTCTATCGATGGAAGAGATCTTGCGGGCTGCCCGCTATCTCAAGGAACATGGCGTTCGTGACTATCATCTGAGTGCAGGAACCACTTTAGGCAGCGACGGAAGAGAGATGGTTGAAATCGTAGAGACAATCCGTCGCGAGGCAGATGCGGATTCCACCATTACCGTCAATTGCGGGGCCGCATTGTCCATGGAGTCTATTATTGAGCTGAAAAACCTGGGGGTAACACGGATTGGTGCTTCCTTCGAAACGATCAATCGAAAACTTTTTGATGAGGTAAAGCCGGGTGACAGCTTCGAGGAAAAGGAAAAGCTTTGCCGGATGGTTTGTGAAGCCGGTCTCGAACTGGGGAGCGGATTGTTGGCCGGAGTCGGATGTACGGATTGCAAAGACGATTGTGCCATTGTCAACGGGGGAAAGGTGACGAAAAGTCGCTATGAAGATTATGTCGATTTTATGTTTTTTATTCGACAGTACCCGAACCTGAAGAGTGTCTATGTTAGTCGGTTTTTCCCCTTTACTGGTATCCCCATGACGGAGCATCCGCGCTGTTCGGCTATGGAAGGTGCACGGATCATAGCCGTGATGCGCCTGGTCTTGCGGGATATCCGTATCGGCCCTGCTGCCGGATGGAGTTATGACGATATCCCCCTTTGGGTTGCTGCAGGGGGAGGCAATGAGATCGGAGGCATCCATATCACAAGAGAGCCCCCATATAAGGGAAGCTGGTATATGCATCAAGCCTTGGATTACCGAGACCACCTGGAATATCGCAATACGGTTTCCATCGCTACACGATTTCTAAAGGAAATGGGGATAGAGGTACGATATTGA
- a CDS encoding DUF190 domain-containing protein, with protein MIQYRSIKVYTRERARYKGKELSSAIVSYIRSLKISARCMVFRGSEGCYENGEIVTNKLVALSNDMPIMVEILLPIAESQPVIEKLTSMVGDGIISTSPAEIALFRTPSSLIPPHLLVRDVMTEQPVTAHPDWSVRETIQRLVDEHLKALPVTDKLGNVVGMVTQGDLMKHGGMPIRLGLLSTLPKEERSTWMEKSNNRNLSEIMTPHPQTINADQKVSEALHLMVRKALKRLPVVDGNGKLCGILARIDLLRLLSSKVQTASETSGPSTGGNQLQLVRDVVLRDRLALPSHMPLREAIDILAQKAAQRAAVIDADNHLVGLVTDSILMRVIDKKTSTILPLRRFAARRAESLQLSQVMKREVVRVTEDTSVDEAIRLMTEQGLKRIPVVDADGKFCGMIRRDSILIALSRSI; from the coding sequence ATGATTCAGTATCGGTCGATCAAAGTCTACACAAGAGAGAGGGCCCGCTATAAAGGAAAGGAACTTTCCTCCGCAATTGTTTCGTATATCCGCTCACTGAAAATATCGGCACGCTGCATGGTGTTTCGGGGTAGCGAAGGATGCTATGAAAACGGTGAGATTGTAACCAACAAGCTGGTGGCGCTCTCAAACGATATGCCCATCATGGTTGAGATACTTCTGCCGATAGCTGAATCTCAGCCGGTTATTGAAAAGCTCACCTCGATGGTGGGTGACGGCATCATCAGCACATCCCCCGCCGAGATAGCCTTGTTCAGGACCCCTTCGAGCCTCATTCCTCCTCATCTCCTTGTCCGGGATGTCATGACCGAACAGCCGGTCACCGCACATCCCGACTGGTCGGTTCGGGAGACAATCCAGCGCCTTGTTGATGAGCATCTGAAAGCACTCCCGGTTACCGACAAACTGGGTAACGTGGTAGGCATGGTGACCCAGGGGGATCTTATGAAGCACGGGGGAATGCCGATCCGCCTTGGTCTGCTTTCCACCCTGCCGAAAGAGGAGCGCAGTACATGGATGGAAAAAAGCAACAATCGAAATCTATCCGAGATCATGACACCGCATCCGCAAACCATCAATGCAGATCAAAAGGTTTCCGAAGCCCTGCATCTTATGGTCCGCAAAGCCCTGAAGCGTTTGCCGGTCGTCGACGGGAATGGAAAACTCTGCGGGATTCTGGCAAGAATCGATCTGCTGCGACTTCTCTCATCCAAGGTACAAACCGCCAGCGAGACCTCAGGTCCATCGACCGGCGGCAATCAGCTTCAACTGGTACGTGATGTCGTCCTACGCGACAGACTTGCCCTTCCGTCCCATATGCCGCTAAGAGAAGCCATAGACATATTGGCGCAAAAGGCGGCACAGCGCGCCGCCGTAATCGATGCCGACAACCATCTTGTCGGCCTTGTCACCGATTCGATCCTCATGAGGGTTATCGACAAAAAGACATCGACCATCCTTCCGCTTCGGCGCTTTGCCGCACGCCGTGCCGAATCGTTACAGCTCTCCCAAGTGATGAAACGCGAAGTCGTACGGGTGACCGAGGATACCTCTGTCGACGAAGCAATCAGGCTCATGACGGAGCAGGGCCTCAAGAGGATTCCGGTGGTCGATGCAGATGGGAAATTCTGTGGAATGATTCGCCGTGATTCCATTCTGATCGCCCTTTCCCGGTCGATATAG
- the crcB gene encoding fluoride efflux transporter CrcB — protein MWVLMGGGLGAASRYLISLTAGRLFGDTFAWGTMTVNLVGCFFIGFIVGLADRTMLPRVLKVVLVTGFLGGFTTFSSFSLESVRMFLAGSFGRGMANLAVNVVVGLVLTLAGLVTASRI, from the coding sequence GTGTGGGTACTGATGGGAGGAGGCCTTGGTGCCGCCAGCCGATATCTCATCTCCCTGACCGCCGGTCGGCTGTTTGGAGACACCTTTGCATGGGGTACCATGACGGTAAACCTGGTCGGCTGCTTTTTTATCGGTTTTATCGTGGGGCTGGCCGACCGTACGATGCTTCCCAGAGTGTTGAAGGTCGTTCTTGTAACCGGCTTTCTCGGAGGCTTCACAACCTTTTCCTCTTTCTCTCTCGAATCCGTACGTATGTTTCTTGCCGGATCTTTCGGACGAGGAATGGCGAATCTTGCTGTAAATGTGGTGGTAGGTCTGGTGCTTACCTTGGCAGGTCTTGTTACGGCAAGCCGCATATAG
- a CDS encoding PAS domain S-box protein, producing the protein MHRKTKYGQKFDTRENLSREYSHYLDRLLLQSLPAITAGGAVVYLIFTFSYFFARPGMGGRFASASSLLVSIGMVSLWALIHYRRIAESRSHCISAIILLLVIANSVLHIQVLGDINESVILMLIVVADSLLFLKRAWFYTALGGTGLAWGIVTFRWFDTSPGFHSFLGMFAAMVLSILFFNIRLKYLIYSYRNYRKEKERADFGLEKLLEAEEASNILKRLTEVAVEGIVFHDGKVIVDCNDQFVELLGHSSKQELIGTDVYNIVDEKSRSLMREMVAKGYSDPYEVAGQKSDGTIFPLVIRAKTIIDSEEKMLRVAILHDLTEQRRLRDRLEKNEAQYRLLAENSTDIISRYSPKDGLIYVSPACLSILGYSPEELVGTHEFKRLIVGPNEERFGIKWLDNYGGDMVSIRKVSKKGGKESIWLESSMREVFNKETSSKEVVIVSRNVTARMQAEALRKRLASIVQFSSEGIVLLSLDGYIETWNKRAEQILGYKKKAVLHKPVSEVVELAEYSDIDGLVRRITLGASDMESRKEIETGEGPSITLSVRFSLVYDHFGNINGLVLLVRDITHQVEAERYLTVQYGVTSLIAQGMGSREEILFGIMEKLCTSLGWLGAELWLPDEEKMLLSRGGVWSSDNQGIEDFFETSSGTVFRYGEGLPGIVYSKHYPVWMADLIETSKFVRSDLAKRNGLKSSVGLCVYEGETVFAIILLFTSKRLAKNQDLIEILHAIGGQVGQLLRKKETEQELRNSESRFRAISEASPLGLFVTDNGGNCIYTNSRYQDITHLSFENALGKGWARVIHPDDIDTVTKEWYKSVEESRIYQGVHRVVVDGDDVWVSVHGAAFRDHDKVIGHVGTMEDITRQRQQDAELERYSLHLSDLVEERTKELRLLQKQLLDRQRDQQELQLAADVQRNLLPQKLPTFPGFSFSAQAYPARYVSGDFYDFVTCDDKILYVHLADIAGKGIPAALLTSSARAFLRSGSEGGLEPDAMISSVNDHLFEDLLASEKFITMQVAKINSDTGRIQYASAGHTDALHFVSAASRVERIGATSLPVGIVRQLDSEMEEIAPRPGDLFLFYSDGVTEAENENGELFGVERLEQIFLKCGKERKGNDEILQTILTAVDSFSGTEYRSDDVTLIVFSADSRFPSRQEPNVLDAIDSLASWVNVQLMGYGEEISSQVELCASELITNSIRHAYGGVESEGLGKDYVRISLELEADSIVFHLFDRGKSFRFDAVEEPNLEQANEGGYGLWLIRQVMDEVLYHPGQQGEENHWILKKRMERSLI; encoded by the coding sequence ATGCATAGAAAAACAAAGTATGGTCAGAAGTTTGACACGCGAGAAAATCTCTCCAGAGAATATTCTCATTATCTCGATCGTCTGCTTTTGCAATCTTTACCGGCCATCACCGCAGGTGGGGCTGTTGTTTATTTAATTTTTACTTTTTCCTACTTCTTTGCGCGGCCGGGCATGGGAGGACGATTTGCATCGGCCTCGAGCTTGTTGGTCTCAATTGGTATGGTTTCGCTTTGGGCTCTTATTCATTACAGGAGAATAGCGGAATCCCGTTCTCATTGTATTTCCGCCATCATACTTTTGCTTGTCATTGCTAATTCTGTTTTGCATATTCAAGTTCTCGGTGATATCAATGAAAGTGTCATTCTGATGCTCATTGTTGTCGCAGATTCTCTGCTCTTTCTAAAGCGTGCGTGGTTCTATACCGCTTTGGGCGGGACGGGATTAGCCTGGGGCATTGTTACTTTTCGTTGGTTTGATACCTCTCCCGGCTTTCACTCTTTTTTGGGGATGTTTGCCGCTATGGTACTGTCCATCCTTTTTTTCAATATCCGGCTGAAATATCTTATCTATAGTTACCGGAATTATCGTAAAGAAAAGGAACGAGCGGATTTTGGTTTGGAGAAATTACTTGAAGCGGAGGAGGCTTCGAATATTCTAAAACGCCTTACCGAGGTTGCGGTCGAAGGGATTGTTTTCCACGATGGCAAGGTTATTGTCGACTGTAATGATCAGTTTGTGGAATTACTGGGCCATTCCAGCAAACAGGAACTCATTGGGACAGATGTGTACAACATTGTCGATGAGAAATCGCGCTCTCTCATGCGGGAAATGGTAGCGAAGGGATACTCTGATCCCTATGAGGTAGCGGGACAAAAGAGCGATGGTACGATATTTCCTTTGGTAATTCGGGCAAAGACCATTATCGATTCCGAGGAAAAAATGCTTAGGGTTGCTATCCTCCATGACCTGACTGAACAGAGACGACTTCGTGATCGGCTTGAAAAGAATGAGGCTCAATATAGGCTTCTTGCTGAGAACTCAACGGACATTATTTCTCGCTACTCTCCCAAGGATGGTCTCATCTACGTATCGCCTGCCTGTTTATCTATTTTGGGCTACTCACCGGAGGAATTGGTAGGAACTCATGAGTTTAAGCGCCTTATTGTCGGGCCGAATGAGGAACGTTTCGGCATTAAATGGCTTGATAACTACGGCGGAGATATGGTTTCTATCCGAAAAGTATCGAAAAAAGGCGGAAAGGAAAGCATCTGGCTTGAGAGTTCCATGCGGGAGGTTTTTAACAAGGAAACATCTTCCAAGGAAGTTGTTATTGTTTCCCGGAATGTGACGGCCCGTATGCAGGCAGAAGCGTTACGAAAGCGTCTTGCTTCCATCGTTCAATTTTCCTCCGAAGGTATCGTCTTGCTTTCCCTTGATGGATACATTGAAACCTGGAACAAGCGTGCGGAACAGATACTCGGCTATAAGAAGAAGGCGGTACTCCACAAACCCGTGTCGGAGGTCGTCGAGCTTGCGGAATATAGCGATATCGACGGGTTGGTACGGCGCATAACACTTGGCGCGTCCGATATGGAAAGTCGTAAAGAGATTGAAACAGGAGAGGGCCCTTCGATAACCCTCTCTGTCCGTTTTTCTTTGGTCTATGATCACTTTGGAAATATAAATGGGCTTGTTTTGCTGGTAAGAGATATCACCCATCAAGTAGAAGCCGAGCGTTACCTTACCGTCCAATATGGCGTTACCTCTCTTATCGCTCAGGGTATGGGAAGCCGCGAAGAGATTCTTTTCGGTATTATGGAGAAGCTCTGTACCAGTCTTGGCTGGCTTGGAGCGGAATTATGGCTTCCCGATGAAGAGAAGATGCTACTTTCCCGCGGAGGGGTCTGGAGCTCTGACAACCAGGGAATAGAAGATTTCTTTGAAACAAGTAGTGGTACGGTTTTTCGGTACGGTGAAGGGCTTCCTGGTATCGTCTATAGCAAGCATTATCCTGTCTGGATGGCCGATCTCATTGAAACCTCGAAATTTGTCAGGTCTGATCTCGCCAAGCGGAATGGTTTGAAGAGTTCTGTAGGACTTTGCGTGTACGAGGGCGAGACCGTCTTTGCGATTATCCTGTTGTTTACCTCAAAACGCTTGGCGAAAAATCAGGACCTTATCGAAATCCTTCATGCCATAGGCGGACAGGTCGGACAGCTGTTGCGAAAAAAAGAGACGGAACAGGAATTGCGAAATAGTGAGTCGCGCTTTCGCGCAATAAGCGAGGCATCTCCTCTCGGTCTTTTTGTAACCGACAATGGGGGAAATTGTATCTATACCAATAGTCGGTACCAGGATATTACTCATCTCAGTTTTGAGAATGCTTTGGGAAAGGGTTGGGCCCGGGTAATTCATCCCGATGATATCGATACTGTTACAAAAGAATGGTACAAGTCTGTCGAAGAATCCCGTATATATCAGGGAGTTCATCGAGTCGTTGTCGACGGCGACGATGTCTGGGTCAGTGTTCATGGAGCGGCATTCAGGGATCATGATAAGGTCATAGGCCATGTCGGCACAATGGAAGATATTACCAGACAACGACAGCAGGATGCTGAATTGGAAAGGTATTCTCTTCATCTCAGTGATTTGGTCGAAGAGCGAACAAAGGAGCTTCGTTTGCTCCAGAAACAGCTCCTTGACCGTCAGCGCGATCAACAGGAACTACAGCTGGCGGCCGATGTACAAAGAAACTTGTTGCCGCAAAAGCTTCCGACGTTTCCCGGTTTTTCTTTTTCCGCACAGGCCTATCCCGCCAGATATGTAAGCGGGGATTTCTATGATTTTGTGACCTGTGATGACAAAATTCTTTATGTTCACTTGGCCGATATTGCCGGAAAAGGTATCCCTGCTGCTCTCCTGACCTCGTCGGCCCGGGCTTTCCTGCGTTCCGGGAGTGAGGGGGGGCTGGAACCTGATGCCATGATTTCATCGGTAAACGACCATCTTTTTGAAGATCTTCTCGCTTCGGAAAAGTTTATCACCATGCAAGTAGCCAAAATAAATTCGGATACGGGACGCATCCAATATGCCAGTGCCGGACATACCGATGCATTGCACTTTGTGTCAGCTGCTTCCCGTGTCGAAAGAATTGGGGCTACCTCGCTTCCCGTAGGTATTGTGAGGCAGCTTGATTCGGAGATGGAAGAGATTGCGCCGCGTCCGGGAGATCTGTTTTTGTTTTACAGCGATGGTGTAACCGAAGCTGAGAATGAGAACGGAGAATTGTTTGGTGTCGAACGCTTGGAACAGATCTTTTTGAAGTGCGGAAAAGAACGAAAAGGGAATGATGAGATCCTTCAGACGATTCTTACAGCCGTTGATAGCTTTTCCGGAACCGAGTATCGAAGCGATGATGTCACCCTTATTGTCTTTTCGGCGGATTCGCGCTTTCCGTCGCGGCAGGAACCGAATGTTCTTGATGCCATTGATAGCCTTGCTTCGTGGGTGAACGTTCAACTTATGGGATATGGTGAAGAGATTAGTTCTCAAGTGGAGCTTTGTGCCTCAGAACTCATTACCAATTCCATACGCCACGCCTATGGTGGTGTTGAATCCGAAGGATTGGGAAAGGACTATGTTCGAATCAGCCTGGAACTTGAGGCCGATTCGATTGTCTTTCATCTCTTCGACAGGGGCAAGTCCTTTCGTTTTGATGCCGTCGAAGAACCCAACCTGGAACAGGCCAATGAGGGCGGCTATGGGCTTTGGCTTATCCGTCAGGTGATGGATGAGGTCCTCTACCATCCTGGCCAGCAGGGAGAAGAAAATCATTGGATACTGAAAAAGCGTATGGAAAGGAGTCTGATATGA